In one window of Helianthus annuus cultivar XRQ/B chromosome 17, HanXRQr2.0-SUNRISE, whole genome shotgun sequence DNA:
- the LOC110898573 gene encoding uncharacterized protein LOC110898573 has translation MEVEEESDFSDRDLTGESESDFSDMDLTAHKTKTPKRGLTRLPKMRTAFTNSGGKKHKVTFDELQKFSGEYRSEFSSFLGDLVREHVGFRFLAWKTVPTEVKDKLWEEITRFYDIDACRRRFVMTRLGDLLRNFRRKVYAGYIVPNLGKPKKLARIPKRYRSMVEQTDWDKFVTYTQSDEFKDVSNKRKTARSKYVYDHHLGRGGYAYLREKLVQNNELSVDEIPSRALMWRKARENKNGEYKNVDVKDIADKIIDTETQIKDGSVNLDPGTDALTLVFGKEKGGYLKGVGYGVTSSRYWQSPRTKGSSKERIAQLEFQLHNERLERGKKDEQIKTLSMQMAETNNTLNQVLAHLAAQGQTLQICSLSADKMSQTQVNSLDKHDRSKHKANATASKIVQKEMAPTVKSMNNSTGSKDNTNVTTSNISSKVVQTEVTSHANTSKMVQKEMITENVKTRKKGVLSTQETSLLGTSSQLESQENIHNTHSTNVLEIKCTLYTINMNNCVAYGTIHLSTGKQSIHGVSLQDNCYRVSIDKVVKEAAFLPVESCEVKTVGDALNTFVAWPKYLVKTSQKIPNLSSIQTQNTTTQVAKKQKMCFTTLDDIKKQGARRTRKTL, from the exons ATGGAAGTTGAAGAAGAAAGCGATTTCTCGGATAGGGATTTGACAGGTGAATCTGAAAGCGATTTCTCGGATATGGATTTGACAGCACACAAAACAAAAACACCAAAGAGGGGGTTGACCAGGTTACCAAAAATGCGAACAGCATTTACAAACTCGGGTGGAAAAAAACACAAAGTTACATTTGATGAATTGCAGAAGTTTTCTGGGGAAtacagatcagaattttcaagTTTTTTGGGAGACCTAGTAAGAGAACATGTCGGATTTAGGTTTTTAGCATGGAAAACAGTGCCAACAGAAGTAAAGGATAAACTGTGGGAGGAAATAACG CGTTTTTATGACATTGATGCATGTCGTAGGCGTTTTGTAATGACTCGGCTTGGTGACCTGCTTCGAAATTTTAGAAGAAAAGTATATGCGGGATACATAGTACCTAACTTAGGTAAACCAAAGAAACTTGCACGAATTCCTAAGAGGTATCGTTCAATGGTGGAGCAAACAGACTGGGACAAGTTTGTAACATATACACAATCAGACGAGTTTAAG GATGTGTCAAATAAGAGAAAAACAGCACGATCAAAATACGTTTATGATCATCACTTGGGACGAGGAGGGTATGCTTATCTAAGAGAAAAACTG GTACAAAATAACGAACTTTCAGTTGATGAGATCCCCTCTCGTGCTTTAATGTGGAGGAAAGCAAGGGAAAACAAAAATGGAGAATACAAGAATGTTGATGTAAAAGACATAGCTGATAAAATA ATTGACACTGAAACGCAAATTAAAGATGGATCCGTGAACCTTGATCCGGGCACGGATGCACTCACATTAGTATTTGGCAAAGAAAAAGGTGGGTATTTAAAAGGTGTTGGTTATGGAGTGACTTCTAGTAGATATTGGCAGAGTCCTCGAACAAAAGGATCATCAAAAGAACGAATTGCACAACTGGAGTTTCAACTACATAACGAGAGACTTGAGCGTGGGAAAAAAGATGAACAAATTAAGACCCTTTCGATGCAGATGGCAGAAACAAATAACACACTTAATCAAGTTTTAGCTCATCTGGCTGCACAAGGACAAACATTACAAATATGTTCATTATCTGCAGACAAAATGTCACAAACACAA GTAAATTCTTTGGATAAACATGACAGATCAAAGCATAAGGCCAATGCTACCGCATCTAAAATAGTGCAAAAAGAAATGGCACCAACG GTAAAATCTATGAACAATAGTACTGGATCAAAGGACAATACTAATGTTACCACATCTAACATATCAAGTAAAGTAGTGCAAACAGAAGTCACTTCTCATGCTAACACTTCTAAAATGGTGCAAAAAGAAATGATAACG GAAAAtgtgaaaactagaaaaaaaGGTGTTTTGTCTACGCAAGAGACTTCACTTCTTGGGACATCATCGCAGTTGGAATCACAAGAAAATATACATAATACACATTCAACAAATGTTCTAGAG atcaaGTGTACTCTATATACTATAAATATGAACAACTGTGTGGCTTATGGTACAATTCATTTGTCAACGGGAAAACAAAGCATTCATGGAGTTTCACTACAAGATAATTGCTATAGAGTTTCTATTGATAAAGTTGTAAAAGAAGCAGCATTTCTACCGGTAGAATCATGTGAGGTCAAAACAGTTGGGGATGCACTAAATACTTTTGTTGCTTGGCCAAAATACCTTGTCAAAACTAGCCAAAAG ATACCAAATCTATCAAGCATTCAAACACAAAACACTACAACTCAAGTCGCTAAAAAGCAAAAGATGTGTTTTACAACGCTAGATGACATCAAAAAACAGGGAGCAAGAAGAACAAGAAAAACACTTTAA
- the LOC118479292 gene encoding delta-1-pyrroline-5-carboxylate dehydrogenase 12A1, mitochondrial-like — MARWFRVRGDQLGNQSHGFGWPYGPVALVTPFSFSFPVKIPAVQLMGALYMGIKLVLRVDKNICTKDWYQGTGTKH, encoded by the exons ATGGCAAGGTGGTTTAGAGTACGCGGGGATCAGCTTGGGAACCAAAGTCATGGATTCGGATGGCCTTATGGCCCC GTGGCGTTAGTTACACCATTCAGTTTTAGTTTTCCTGTAAAGATCCCGGCAGTCCAGCTGATGGGAGCTCTTTACATGGGCATCAAACTGGTCCTTAGAGTTGATAAAAACA TCTGTACCAAAGATTGGTATCAGGGTACTGGTACCAAGCACTGA